The proteins below come from a single Streptomyces tubercidicus genomic window:
- the solA gene encoding N-methyl-L-tryptophan oxidase, with translation MAPTYDVIVLGLGGMGGAAAHHLAARGARVLGLEKFGPVHNRGSSHGGSRITRQSYFEDPAYVPLLLRSYELYEKLERDTGRQIATLCGGVMLGRPDSRTVRGSLESARQWDLPHEMLEPREIRRRFPTLTPAADEVALYEARAGLVRPEYTVAAHVQLAGQDGAELHFEEPVTRWEELPGGAGVRVHTPENTYTAGQLVICPGAWAPQLLTDLGVPFTIERQVMYWFAPDGGTAPFVPARHPIYIWEDDRGVQVYGFPAIDGPDGGAKVAFFRKGTVCTPETIERTVHDHEVRAMADQMRPRIPALPGRFLKAATCMYSNTPDEHFVITRHPAHPETVTVACGFSGHGFKFVPVVGEIVADLALTGATAHPIELFDPRRPAAAAA, from the coding sequence ATGGCTCCCACCTACGACGTCATCGTTCTCGGCCTCGGCGGCATGGGCGGCGCCGCCGCCCACCATCTCGCCGCCCGGGGCGCCCGGGTCCTGGGCCTGGAGAAGTTCGGCCCGGTGCACAACCGCGGCTCCAGCCACGGTGGTTCCCGTATCACCCGCCAGTCCTACTTCGAGGACCCCGCCTACGTACCGCTGCTGCTGCGCTCGTACGAGCTGTACGAGAAGCTGGAGCGGGACACCGGCCGCCAGATCGCCACCCTCTGCGGCGGGGTGATGCTCGGCCGCCCCGACAGCCGTACGGTCCGCGGCAGTCTGGAATCCGCCCGCCAGTGGGACCTCCCGCACGAGATGCTCGAACCCAGGGAGATCCGCCGCCGCTTCCCGACCCTCACCCCCGCCGCGGACGAGGTCGCGCTGTACGAGGCACGGGCGGGGCTGGTCCGGCCGGAGTACACCGTCGCCGCACATGTCCAGCTCGCCGGACAGGACGGCGCCGAGCTGCACTTCGAGGAGCCGGTCACCCGCTGGGAGGAGCTGCCCGGCGGCGCCGGGGTCCGCGTCCACACGCCCGAAAACACCTACACCGCAGGCCAGTTGGTGATCTGCCCCGGGGCCTGGGCGCCCCAGCTGCTCACCGATCTGGGCGTGCCGTTCACCATCGAGCGCCAGGTCATGTACTGGTTCGCCCCGGACGGCGGCACCGCGCCCTTCGTCCCCGCCCGGCACCCGATCTACATCTGGGAGGACGACCGGGGCGTCCAGGTCTACGGCTTCCCCGCGATCGACGGCCCCGACGGCGGCGCCAAGGTCGCGTTCTTCCGCAAGGGCACCGTCTGCACCCCGGAGACCATCGAACGCACCGTGCACGACCACGAGGTACGCGCCATGGCCGACCAGATGCGCCCCCGTATCCCCGCCCTCCCCGGCCGCTTCCTCAAGGCCGCCACCTGCATGTACTCCAACACCCCCGACGAGCACTTCGTGATCACCCGGCACCCCGCGCACCCGGAGACGGTGACCGTCGCCTGCGGCTTCTCCGGGCACGGCTTCAAGTTCGTCCCGGTGGTCGGCGAGATCGTCGCCGATCTCGCGCTGACCGGTGCCACCGCGCACCCCATCGAGCTGTTCGACCCCCGCCGGCCCGCCGCCGCGGCCGCTTGA
- a CDS encoding aromatic ring-hydroxylating oxygenase subunit alpha — MTTIHTESSPAAAPPAASPSLIATLAGHHYTDPEIFRQEQEKIFERLWFCAVRGADLAKPGAFRTVRIGRESVLITRNRAGELRAFLNICRHRGAQLCTEESGEVRRNLQCPYHAWTYDLDGRLVAAPNLQRMPDVDRTERGLVTVPLREWLGYAWVCLADEPPSFEDTVIGAAVERLGDTASLDRYRTEGLALGKRLTYDVRANWKLIIENFMECYHCATIHPELTDVLPEFADGFAAQYYVGHGAVFADEATGFTVDGTEGFGRLPGIEDTQDRRYYAITVRPQVFVNLVPDHVIVHRMFPMAPDRTVVECDWLYLPEVVDSGADISKSVELFHRVNAQDFDACERTQPAMSSRAYRNGGVLVPSEHHIGAFHQWVTDCLAGGGG; from the coding sequence ATGACGACCATCCACACCGAGTCCTCGCCGGCCGCCGCCCCGCCCGCGGCTTCCCCGAGTCTGATCGCCACCCTCGCCGGACACCACTACACCGACCCCGAGATCTTCCGTCAGGAGCAGGAGAAGATCTTCGAGCGGCTGTGGTTCTGTGCGGTCCGCGGCGCCGACCTGGCGAAGCCCGGCGCCTTCCGCACCGTCCGGATCGGCCGGGAGAGCGTACTGATCACCCGCAACCGCGCCGGTGAGCTGCGCGCCTTCCTCAACATCTGCCGGCACCGCGGTGCCCAGCTGTGCACCGAGGAGTCCGGCGAGGTCCGCCGCAACCTCCAGTGCCCGTACCACGCCTGGACCTACGACCTGGACGGCCGTCTGGTGGCCGCCCCCAATCTGCAGCGGATGCCGGACGTCGACCGCACCGAACGCGGCCTGGTCACCGTGCCGCTCCGCGAGTGGCTCGGCTACGCCTGGGTGTGCCTGGCCGACGAGCCGCCGTCGTTCGAGGACACCGTGATCGGCGCGGCCGTCGAACGGCTGGGGGACACCGCCTCCCTCGACCGCTACCGCACCGAGGGCCTCGCCCTCGGCAAGCGCCTCACCTATGACGTGCGGGCCAACTGGAAGCTCATCATCGAGAACTTCATGGAGTGCTACCACTGCGCCACCATCCACCCCGAACTCACCGATGTGCTACCGGAGTTCGCCGATGGCTTCGCCGCCCAGTACTACGTCGGGCACGGTGCGGTCTTCGCCGACGAGGCCACCGGATTCACCGTGGACGGCACCGAGGGCTTCGGCCGGCTCCCCGGCATCGAGGACACCCAGGACCGCCGCTACTACGCCATCACCGTCCGCCCGCAGGTCTTCGTCAACCTCGTCCCGGACCATGTCATCGTCCACCGGATGTTCCCGATGGCCCCCGACCGCACGGTGGTCGAATGCGACTGGCTGTACCTGCCCGAGGTCGTCGACTCCGGTGCCGATATCTCCAAGTCCGTCGAGCTCTTCCACCGGGTCAACGCCCAGGACTTCGACGCCTGCGAGCGTACCCAGCCGGCCATGAGCTCCCGCGCCTACCGGAACGGCGGGGTGCTGGTACCCAGCGAGCATCACATCGGCGCCTTTCATCAGTGGGTCACCGACTGCCTGGCGGGCGGGGGCGGCTGA
- the sbnA gene encoding 2,3-diaminopropionate biosynthesis protein SbnA translates to MPVISTPYAFNEEELYVDLRSIFGHSLFLKCEGFNFAGSIKLKAATEMVESAERAGDLRPDTVLVESSSGNLGVALSMIAASKGYRFLCVTDSRCNLATRLMMEALGSQVHVVADQESNGGFLGARLAYIRNLCASDSRFLWLSQYTNPGNWRAHYRRTAPAIARAFPRLDLLFVGAGTTGTLMGCARYFREWHRPVRIIAVDSVGSVTFGGTPGHRMIPGLGMSVQPPLLDESYVDDVVRVAEADTIRTCHRLAKRGFVFGGSTGTVVSGATDWLTRHDAQDRTAVAIAPDLGERYLDTVYHDNWVQDLYGEDVLAPVPPIGADVAPLPAPSPGPPEPEPQPQPRRRRRGHDA, encoded by the coding sequence GTGCCTGTCATATCCACGCCCTACGCATTCAACGAGGAGGAGCTCTATGTCGACCTCCGGTCGATCTTCGGGCACTCCCTGTTCCTCAAGTGTGAGGGCTTCAACTTCGCCGGCTCGATCAAGCTGAAGGCCGCGACCGAGATGGTGGAGTCCGCCGAACGGGCCGGGGACCTGCGTCCGGACACGGTCCTGGTCGAGTCCTCGTCCGGGAACCTCGGCGTGGCGCTCAGCATGATCGCGGCGAGCAAGGGCTACCGCTTTCTGTGCGTGACGGACTCCCGCTGCAACCTGGCGACCCGGCTGATGATGGAGGCCCTCGGCAGCCAGGTGCATGTCGTTGCCGACCAGGAGTCCAACGGCGGCTTCCTCGGCGCCCGCCTCGCGTATATCCGCAACCTGTGTGCCTCCGACTCCCGCTTTCTGTGGCTCAGCCAGTACACCAACCCGGGCAACTGGCGGGCGCACTACCGCAGGACGGCACCGGCCATCGCCCGCGCCTTCCCGCGGCTGGACCTGCTGTTCGTCGGCGCGGGCACCACCGGCACCCTGATGGGCTGTGCCCGCTACTTCCGGGAGTGGCACCGGCCGGTGCGGATCATCGCCGTGGACAGCGTCGGCTCGGTGACCTTCGGCGGCACTCCGGGACACCGGATGATCCCCGGTCTGGGCATGAGCGTCCAGCCGCCGCTGCTCGACGAGTCCTATGTGGACGATGTCGTACGGGTGGCGGAGGCCGACACCATCCGCACCTGCCACCGGCTGGCCAAACGCGGCTTCGTGTTCGGCGGCTCGACCGGCACCGTGGTCAGCGGCGCGACGGACTGGCTGACCCGGCACGACGCTCAGGACCGCACAGCGGTGGCGATCGCCCCCGACCTCGGCGAGCGCTATCTCGACACCGTCTACCACGACAACTGGGTGCAGGATCTGTACGGCGAGGACGTACTGGCTCCCGTCCCGCCGATCGGCGCCGATGTCGCCCCGCTCCCCGCGCCCTCGCCGGGCCCGCCGGAACCGGAGCCACAGCCGCAGCCGCGCCGACGGCGCCGGGGCCACGACGCCTGA
- the sbnB gene encoding 2,3-diaminopropionate biosynthesis protein SbnB: protein MTTVRPTPSRPTPSEASPGPAPAPTFAVISGAQVQQALQGREKEIVEVVEATYRLHGAGDTVNPPSSFLRFPDRPSSRIIALPASVGGETRVDGVKWISSFPPNVSAGIPRASAVLILNDHDTGYPFACLESSIISATRTAASAASAADRLSRGRPRPTRVGFFGTGLIARYIHTFLEGTGWSFDEIGVHDLSAESAAGFRLYLEQSRTAGRVTVHHSAEELIRSSDLVVFATVAAQPHVHEVSWFGHHPVVVHVSLRDLAPQILLTATNIVDDIDHCLRAATSPHLTEQLTGNRTFLDGTLDDVMAGRVAVPADRTAVFSPFGLGVLDLAVGKYVYDEVIRSGELQVVDGFFHELRRYG, encoded by the coding sequence ATGACGACCGTCCGCCCCACCCCGTCCCGGCCCACGCCCTCCGAGGCGTCCCCCGGGCCGGCCCCCGCACCGACCTTCGCGGTGATCTCCGGCGCCCAGGTGCAGCAGGCACTCCAGGGACGCGAAAAGGAGATCGTGGAGGTGGTCGAGGCCACCTACCGGCTGCACGGCGCGGGTGACACGGTGAATCCTCCCTCGTCCTTCCTGCGCTTCCCCGACCGCCCGTCCTCCCGGATCATCGCGCTGCCCGCCTCCGTCGGCGGGGAGACACGGGTGGACGGAGTGAAGTGGATCTCCAGCTTCCCGCCGAACGTGTCCGCCGGAATCCCCCGGGCGTCGGCCGTACTGATCCTCAACGACCATGACACCGGCTACCCGTTCGCCTGCCTGGAGAGCTCCATCATCAGCGCGACCAGGACCGCGGCCTCGGCCGCGTCGGCAGCCGACCGGCTCAGCCGCGGGCGCCCCCGCCCGACCCGGGTCGGATTCTTCGGCACGGGCCTGATCGCCCGCTACATCCACACCTTCCTGGAAGGGACCGGCTGGTCGTTCGACGAGATCGGTGTGCACGACCTGTCGGCGGAGAGCGCGGCCGGTTTCCGCCTGTACCTGGAGCAGTCCCGTACCGCCGGGCGGGTCACCGTGCACCACAGTGCGGAGGAGCTGATCCGCTCCAGCGACCTGGTGGTCTTCGCCACCGTCGCCGCGCAGCCCCACGTCCACGAGGTCTCCTGGTTCGGCCACCACCCGGTGGTGGTGCATGTGTCGCTGCGCGACCTCGCACCGCAGATCCTGCTGACCGCGACCAATATCGTCGACGACATCGACCACTGTCTGCGCGCCGCCACCTCCCCGCATCTGACCGAACAGCTCACCGGCAACCGGACGTTCCTGGACGGCACGCTGGACGATGTGATGGCCGGCCGGGTCGCGGTGCCCGCAGACCGGACCGCCGTCTTCTCCCCGTTCGGCCTCGGGGTGCTCGACCTCGCGGTCGGCAAGTACGTCTACGACGAGGTCATCCGGTCCGGGGAACTCCAGGTCGTCGACGGCTTCTTCCATGAACTGCGCCGGTACGGATGA
- a CDS encoding amino acid adenylation domain-containing protein, with protein MTTSMTANSPLGNGVLAEGGYTGIPRWTRMPVPGTAVRETVLPDELPATLRRLADRLRMPLSAVLLAAHAKVLAVLAGDDEIATGYLAERGGTPLPCRLATAAGSWRGLLLDTHRAETELLRHRRFPAGPGPEPAPAGESPETVFDLPGTGGGPLGDTVLWVAFSRQDDGRVLRLRYRTDVLDEECAARIGGYYVTALTLIAADPDAEHRRQSLLSAEERRLQLEGLAGPSRPLPDRRFHELFQERVRAHPDAIAAVHGSRRWTYRELNVRANRLAHTLLARGLGREDVVAVVTERNLEWLAAVIAIFKAGGVYLPVEPHFPPGRIALMLSRAECRQVLTEPGSTGGLDRALTSVPGVQPLFIDAVCGASPADSDPDVRVGPDQLAYVFFTSGSTGEPKGAMCEHLGMLNHLYAKIDDLGIDEGEVVAQTAPQCFDISLWQLLSALLVGGRTLLVEQSAVLDVGRFIDTVAEGRATVLQVVPSYLDVVLSALAQRPRELPDLRCVSVTGEALKKELVQRWFTARPGIRLVNAYGLTETSDDTNHEVMDGVPDTERVPLGRPVNNVRVYVVDEHLAPVPLGAPGEIVFSGVCVGRGYINDPERTRPAFVPDPHHPGRRLFRAGDHGRWLPEGKLEFLGRRDSQVKIRGFRIETGEIENALLRVPGVGDGTVVVTQRAGHGKRLVAFYSGRHALEADVLRGRLGEMLPEYMVPSVFLWRESLPLTANGKIDKKALEALAGGLDAVEDDHHAPRTPTERRLAAAWAEVLGMPQDRIGRHDNFFDCGGTSLSAVALALCLGRVVSVKDLTRHPVLADLARQVDGGSGGPQPHAEDAVRPAPSRAVTERSTAMVSSLSISLPELEQEPGTPPMLRVKATGSAAHWAAERRDALRALVAEHGAVLVRGLGMSDPAEVGAVLHGLGVAPLTERESFAVRQPYSEGVYSSSKWPPNQPMCMHHELSYTLEFPGLMLFACLGAPTTGGATGVADSTAVLDALPPALTERFEREGWLLTRSYHPEIGATLDQAFGTDDREAVERYCRAHAIAFSWQPDGGLRTTQRRSAVVRHPVSGRRCWFNQIAFLSEWTMAPEVREYLLDEYGPEGLPFNTRYGNGDPLDEDVVRLLNEVYEFHTARRPWEAGDLLLVDNVRSAHSREPFEGPRDMVVALADPVRLADCSPTVEVN; from the coding sequence ATGACCACCTCGATGACCGCCAACTCCCCCCTCGGAAATGGCGTGTTGGCCGAGGGTGGGTACACCGGGATCCCGCGCTGGACCCGTATGCCGGTACCGGGCACCGCCGTCCGGGAGACGGTCCTCCCGGATGAGCTGCCGGCCACACTGCGCCGGCTGGCCGACCGGCTGCGGATGCCGCTGAGTGCGGTGCTGCTGGCCGCGCACGCCAAGGTGCTGGCCGTGCTGGCCGGTGACGACGAGATCGCGACCGGCTACCTCGCCGAGCGGGGCGGCACCCCGCTGCCGTGCCGGCTGGCGACCGCGGCCGGCTCATGGCGGGGTCTCCTGCTGGACACCCATCGGGCGGAGACGGAGCTGCTGCGGCACCGGCGGTTCCCGGCCGGGCCCGGGCCGGAACCCGCTCCGGCCGGGGAGTCCCCGGAGACGGTGTTCGATCTGCCCGGTACGGGCGGCGGCCCGCTCGGCGACACCGTGCTGTGGGTGGCCTTCTCCCGTCAGGACGACGGCCGTGTGCTGCGGCTGCGGTACCGGACCGATGTGCTCGATGAGGAGTGCGCCGCCAGGATCGGCGGCTATTACGTCACGGCGCTCACGCTGATCGCCGCCGATCCGGACGCCGAGCACCGGCGGCAGTCCCTGCTCTCCGCCGAGGAACGCCGGCTACAGCTCGAAGGACTGGCCGGACCGAGCCGGCCGCTGCCGGACCGCCGGTTCCACGAGCTGTTCCAGGAGCGGGTGCGGGCGCACCCGGACGCCATTGCCGCCGTACACGGCAGCCGGCGGTGGACGTACCGGGAACTCAACGTGCGCGCCAACCGGTTGGCGCACACCCTGCTGGCCCGCGGACTGGGCCGCGAGGACGTCGTCGCGGTGGTGACCGAACGCAATCTGGAGTGGCTGGCCGCGGTCATCGCGATCTTCAAGGCCGGTGGTGTGTACCTGCCCGTGGAGCCGCATTTCCCGCCCGGCCGTATCGCGCTGATGCTCTCGCGCGCCGAGTGCCGTCAGGTGCTGACCGAACCCGGCAGCACCGGCGGCCTCGACCGGGCCCTCACCTCGGTGCCCGGGGTACAGCCGCTCTTCATCGACGCCGTCTGCGGAGCGAGCCCCGCCGACAGTGACCCCGATGTCCGGGTGGGCCCGGACCAACTGGCCTATGTCTTCTTCACCTCGGGCTCCACCGGCGAGCCCAAGGGCGCGATGTGCGAACACCTGGGCATGCTCAACCACCTCTACGCCAAGATCGACGACCTGGGGATCGACGAGGGAGAGGTCGTCGCCCAGACCGCGCCCCAGTGCTTCGACATCTCCCTGTGGCAGCTGCTGTCGGCGCTGCTGGTCGGCGGGCGGACCCTGCTGGTCGAGCAGTCGGCCGTGCTGGACGTGGGACGTTTCATCGACACGGTGGCCGAGGGACGGGCCACGGTCCTGCAAGTGGTCCCGTCCTACCTCGATGTGGTGCTGTCCGCTCTCGCACAGCGGCCCCGCGAACTGCCGGATCTGCGGTGTGTGTCGGTCACCGGCGAGGCGCTGAAGAAGGAGCTGGTCCAGCGCTGGTTCACGGCCCGGCCCGGGATCCGGCTGGTCAACGCGTACGGCCTGACCGAGACCTCGGACGACACCAACCACGAGGTGATGGACGGGGTGCCGGACACCGAGCGGGTCCCGCTGGGCCGTCCCGTCAACAATGTGCGGGTCTATGTCGTGGACGAACATCTGGCGCCGGTGCCGCTCGGCGCCCCCGGCGAGATCGTCTTCTCCGGGGTCTGCGTCGGCCGCGGATACATCAACGATCCCGAGCGCACCCGGCCGGCCTTTGTGCCGGATCCGCACCATCCGGGACGGCGGCTGTTCCGGGCGGGTGACCACGGGCGCTGGCTCCCGGAGGGCAAGCTGGAGTTCCTCGGGCGCCGGGACAGCCAGGTCAAGATCCGTGGTTTCCGTATCGAGACGGGTGAGATCGAGAACGCGCTGCTCCGGGTGCCCGGAGTCGGTGACGGCACCGTGGTGGTCACCCAGCGGGCGGGGCACGGGAAGCGCCTGGTGGCCTTCTACTCCGGCCGGCATGCGCTGGAGGCCGATGTTCTCCGGGGCCGGCTGGGCGAGATGCTGCCGGAGTACATGGTGCCGTCGGTCTTCCTCTGGCGGGAGAGCCTTCCGCTGACCGCCAACGGAAAGATCGACAAGAAGGCGCTGGAGGCACTCGCCGGCGGGCTCGACGCCGTCGAGGACGACCACCACGCACCGCGTACGCCGACGGAACGGCGACTGGCCGCCGCCTGGGCCGAGGTACTCGGTATGCCGCAGGACCGGATCGGCCGGCACGACAACTTCTTTGACTGCGGCGGCACTTCGCTGTCGGCCGTAGCACTCGCGCTCTGCCTGGGCCGGGTGGTCTCCGTCAAGGACCTCACCCGGCATCCGGTGCTCGCCGATCTCGCCCGGCAGGTCGACGGCGGGTCCGGTGGACCGCAGCCGCACGCGGAAGACGCCGTACGGCCGGCTCCGTCCCGAGCCGTTACTGAGAGGAGTACCGCCATGGTCTCGTCACTCTCGATCTCCCTGCCCGAACTCGAACAGGAACCCGGCACCCCTCCGATGCTGCGGGTCAAGGCCACCGGCAGCGCGGCGCACTGGGCGGCCGAGCGGCGGGACGCACTGCGCGCCCTGGTCGCCGAGCACGGGGCGGTCCTGGTCCGGGGCCTGGGGATGAGCGACCCGGCAGAGGTCGGCGCCGTCCTCCATGGCCTGGGCGTCGCTCCGCTGACCGAGCGGGAGTCCTTCGCCGTCCGGCAGCCCTACTCGGAGGGTGTCTACTCCTCCTCGAAGTGGCCGCCGAACCAGCCGATGTGCATGCATCACGAGCTGAGTTACACCCTGGAGTTCCCCGGGCTGATGCTGTTCGCCTGCCTGGGCGCCCCCACCACCGGCGGGGCCACCGGGGTGGCCGACTCGACGGCCGTACTGGACGCGCTGCCCCCGGCGCTGACCGAGCGGTTCGAGCGGGAGGGCTGGCTGCTGACCCGCAGCTACCACCCCGAGATCGGGGCCACGCTGGACCAGGCGTTCGGCACCGACGACCGGGAAGCCGTGGAGCGCTACTGCCGTGCCCACGCCATCGCGTTCTCCTGGCAGCCCGATGGTGGGCTGCGCACCACACAGCGCCGCAGTGCCGTGGTGCGCCACCCGGTCAGCGGCCGGCGCTGCTGGTTCAACCAGATCGCGTTCCTCAGTGAGTGGACGATGGCGCCCGAGGTGCGGGAGTACCTGCTCGATGAGTACGGCCCCGAGGGGCTGCCGTTCAACACCCGTTACGGGAACGGCGATCCGCTCGACGAGGACGTGGTGCGGCTGCTCAACGAGGTCTATGAGTTCCATACCGCGCGCCGGCCGTGGGAGGCCGGTGACCTGCTGCTCGTCGACAACGTCCGCAGCGCGCACAGCCGGGAGCCGTTCGAAGGTCCCAGGGACATGGTGGTGGCCCTGGCCGACCCGGTGCGCCTGGCCGACTGCTCGCCGACCGTTGAGGTGAACTGA